A region from the Benincasa hispida cultivar B227 chromosome 8, ASM972705v1, whole genome shotgun sequence genome encodes:
- the LOC120083743 gene encoding C2 and GRAM domain-containing protein At5g50170 isoform X2, translated as MRLYVYVLEAKDLDVKDSYVKLRVGRRKAKTRIMRNCSNPVWNEEFIFKFRDVDDELVVSVYEHSDESNFFHASSGLIGRVRIPIWTVAAEDSQTLPPTWFDLRRSKTEKFINEVTGKVLLIVSLHGKGNVLNQSSVTNTNSTPLEGSSAISQALIGAKSSSSKAVKWKPNKKTIVSRLERLFHKSDGDTRTDDSSESSSAMSDTEELTNGHPSESNFDEAIEALQLRSNEQEMPENLSGGVLVDQVYVVSTGDLNKLLFSPDSQFRRELAEHQGITNLEEGTWSWKQGDIPCLSRIVSYRKPPTKVVGAINATEEQTYIKGDGWEFAVLVNVSTPEVPFGNAFNVELLYKIIPGPELISGEETSHFVVSWGINFVHSTIMKGMIEKGARQGLEENFVQFTNLLAQHLKIPNSTELLNKDHVLSTSENDRHSTFELASQYFWNFTVFSTMFFLLYVLVHIILSKPKTKQGLEFTGMDLPDSLGELVTSGILVLQLERVYNMVSHFVQARLKRGGDHGVKGRGDGWILTIALIEGVNISSLDSSGSSDPCVVFTCNGKKRTSSVELQTHEPQWNEILEFDAMKEPPSVLFVEVFDFDGPFDQATSLGHAEINFLKYKSTELADIWVSLEGKLAQSSQSKLHLRIFLDNTDGVETIRQYLSMKGKEVGKKLHPRSPYRNSAFQKLFSLPTEEFLVSDFTCSLKRKMLLQKTKFFFLWEDIEDIQVLHPSLSSLGSPSLVIILKQGRGLEASHGAKSQDEQGRLKFYLQSFVSFNVASRTIMGMWKTRTLALDQKAQVAETSNDSEERSVLVEDVECFLDVEDTKMSKLYVAELPLNVKSLMEFFEGGKLEHRVMEKSGCLNYMTTPWEFVKPNILERRISYQFNHDISIFEGKVTCIQQKFPMTGADAGSDEEEWVLNEVMSLHDVPFGDCFRIHFRYCFEDSELAKNACKCKAFYGITWLKSTELQQKITQNIADEFGNRLKVIFELIEREILFATQQNSIT; from the exons ATGAGGCTGTATGTGTATGTATTGGAGGCCAAAGACCTCGATGTGAAGGACTCGTATGTGAAGCTTCGAGTTGGGAGGCGTAAGGCCAAGACGAGGATTATGAGAAATTGCTCTAATCCTGTTTGGAATGAGGAGTTCATTTTCAAGTTTcgtgatgttgatgatgaacTAGTTGTGTCTGTTTACGAACACAGTGATGAGTCCAACTTCTTCCATGCCTCATCGGGTTTGATTGGTCGTGTTCGAATACCCATATGGACTGTTGCTGCTGAGGATTCGCAAACCTTGCCGCCCACTTGGTTTGATCTGCGAAGGTCCAAAACCGAAAAATTCATCAATGAAGTTACCG GGAAAGTGCTTCTTATTGTCTCATTACATGGAAAAGGCAACGTACTCAATCAATCGAGTGTTACTAATACTAATTCTACACCATTGGAAGGCTCATCTGCAATTTCACAGGCTTTGATTGGTGCCAAATCTTCATCCAGCAAAGCTGTCAAATGGAAGCCTAATAAGAAGACTATTGTGAGTCGTTTGGAGAGGTTGTTCCATAAGAGTGATGGGGATACAAGAACAGATGATTCTTCAGAGTCATCAAGTGCCATGTCTGATACTGAAGAGCTAACAAATGGGCATCCCTCTGAATCTAACTTTGATGAAGCTATTGAGGCATTGCAGTTGAGGAGCAATGAACAGGAAATGCCAGAAAATCTATCTGGTGGCGTTCTTGTCGATCAGGTGTATGTAGTTTCAACAGGTGATTTGAACAAGCTTCTGTTTTCTCCAGATTCACAGTTCAGGAGAGAACTAGCAGAACATCAGGGAATAACAAATTTAGAAGAAGGAACTTGGTCTTGGAAACAAGGGGATATACCTTGTCTATCACGGATTGTATCTTACAGGAAACCCCCAACTAAGGTTGTTGGAGCTATTAATGCTACTGAGGAGCAAACCTACATTAAAGGGGATGGATGGGAATTTGCTGTCTTGGTAAATGTAAGTACACCTGAGGTTCCATTTGGTAATGCATTCAATGTTGAGTTACTTTACAAGATAATACCTGGCCCTGAGCTGATTTCTGGAGAAGAGACTTCCCATTTTGTTGTTTCTTGGGGTATAAACTTCGTCCATAGTACGATTATGAAAGGCATGATTGAGAAAGGGGCTCGACAGGGTCTGGAGGAAAATTTTGTCCAGTTCACTAACTTGCTGGCTCAACATCTTAAAATTCCGAATTCTACTGAGTTATTGAACAAGGATCATGTGTTGTCAACTTCTGAGAATGACCGTCATTCAACTTTTGAATTGGCCAGCCAATACTTCTGGAACTTCACTGTTTTTTCTACCATGTTCTTCCTTCTATACGTTCTTGtgcatattattctttctaagCCCAAAACAAAGCAAGGCTTGGAGTTTACTGGAATGGATTTGCCAGATAGTTTAGGAGAACTTGTTACTAGTGGAATCTTAGTCCTTCAGTTGGAACGTGTTTATAACATGGTCTCACATTTCGTTCAAGCTAGGTTAAAAAGAG GAGGTGACCATGGAGTCAAAGGTCGAGGAGATGGATGGATCCTAACCATAGCTCTTATAGAAGGAGTGAACATTTCATCCTTGGATTCTTCTGGATCCTCAGACCCTTGTGTGGTTTTCACATGCAATGGTAAAAAAAGAACTAGCTCCGTTGAGCTTCAAACTCATGAGCCTCAATGGAACG AGATACTGGAATTCGATGCCATGAAGGAACCACCATCAGTATTATTTGTGGAGGTTTTTGACTTTGATGGTCCATTTGACCAGGCTACTTCACTTGGGCATGCAGAGATTAATTTCCTAAAATATAAATCAACCGAACTTGCAGATATATGGGTTTCCCTTGAGGGGAAGCTTGCTCAGTCTTCTCAGTCGAAGCTACACTTGAGAATCTTCTTAGATAATACCGATGGAGTTGAAACAATAAGACAATACTTGTCTATGAAGGGAAAGGAGGTTGGGAAGAAG CTGCATCCCAGGTCACCTTACAGGAACTCAGCATTTCAAAAACTTTTCAGTTTGCCAACAGAAGAGTTTCTTGTCAGCGACTTCACATGCtccttgaaaagaaaaatgctTCTCCAG aaaacaaaatttttctttctctgGGAGGACATTGAAGATATACAAGTACTCCACCCCTCCCTTTCCTCTCTGGGTAGCCCATCATTAGTCATAATTCTTAAACAAGGTCGGGGTCTTGAAGCAAGCCACGGTGCAAAGTCTCAAGATGAACAGGGCAGGCTCAAATTTTACCTCCAATCATTTGTCTCATTCAATGTAGCCAGCAG GACAATTATGGGTATGTGGAAAACAAGGACATTGGCCCTCGATCAGAAAGCGCAAGTTGCTGAAACGTCAAATGATTCCGAAGAAAGGTCAGTTTTGGTGGAGGATGTGGAATGTTTTTTGGATGTAGAAGATACAAAGATGTCAAAGTTGTATGTTGCAGAACTTCCTCTAAAT GTAAAATCATTGATGGAGTTTTTTGAAGGTGGCAAGCTAGAGCACAGGGTGATGGAAAAATCTGGTTGTCTAAACTACATGACGACGCCATGGGAATTCGTGAAACCCAATATCCTTGAAAGACGCATTTCTTACCAGTTCAATCACGACATATCAATCTTTGAAGGTAAAGTCACATGCATTCAGCAAAAATTCCCCATGACAGGAGCAGACGCAGGCAGTGATGAAGAAGAATGGGTATTAAACGAGGTCATGAGCTTGCACGATGTCCCGTTTGGTGACTGTTTTCGT ATTCATTTTAGGTACTGTTTTGAGGATTCTGAGCTAGCTAAAAATGCTTGCAAATGCAAGGCTTTCTATGGAATCACTTGGCTTAAAAGCACTGAGCTTCAGCAGAAGATCACCCAGAACATAGCTGACGAGTTTGGCAATCGACTTAAAGTCATTTTTGAACTGATTGAGAGGGAGATTCTTTTTGCAACCCAACAAAATTCTATTACTTAA
- the LOC120083743 gene encoding C2 and GRAM domain-containing protein At5g50170 isoform X1, with the protein MRLYVYVLEAKDLDVKDSYVKLRVGRRKAKTRIMRNCSNPVWNEEFIFKFRDVDDELVVSVYEHSDESNFFHASSGLIGRVRIPIWTVAAEDSQTLPPTWFDLRRSKTEKFINEVTGKVLLIVSLHGKGNVLNQSSVTNTNSTPLEGSSAISQALIGAKSSSSKAVKWKPNKKTIVSRLERLFHKSDGDTRTDDSSESSSAMSDTEELTNGHPSESNFDEAIEALQLRSNEQEMPENLSGGVLVDQVYVVSTGDLNKLLFSPDSQFRRELAEHQGITNLEEGTWSWKQGDIPCLSRIVSYRKPPTKVVGAINATEEQTYIKGDGWEFAVLVNVSTPEVPFGNAFNVELLYKIIPGPELISGEETSHFVVSWGINFVHSTIMKGMIEKGARQGLEENFVQFTNLLAQHLKIPNSTELLNKDHVLSTSENDRHSTFELASQYFWNFTVFSTMFFLLYVLVHIILSKPKTKQGLEFTGMDLPDSLGELVTSGILVLQLERVYNMVSHFVQARLKRGGDHGVKGRGDGWILTIALIEGVNISSLDSSGSSDPCVVFTCNGKKRTSSVELQTHEPQWNEILEFDAMKEPPSVLFVEVFDFDGPFDQATSLGHAEINFLKYKSTELADIWVSLEGKLAQSSQSKLHLRIFLDNTDGVETIRQYLSMKGKEVGKKLHPRSPYRNSAFQKLFSLPTEEFLVSDFTCSLKRKMLLQGRLFLSARVIGFYANFFGQKTKFFFLWEDIEDIQVLHPSLSSLGSPSLVIILKQGRGLEASHGAKSQDEQGRLKFYLQSFVSFNVASRTIMGMWKTRTLALDQKAQVAETSNDSEERSVLVEDVECFLDVEDTKMSKLYVAELPLNVKSLMEFFEGGKLEHRVMEKSGCLNYMTTPWEFVKPNILERRISYQFNHDISIFEGKVTCIQQKFPMTGADAGSDEEEWVLNEVMSLHDVPFGDCFRIHFRYCFEDSELAKNACKCKAFYGITWLKSTELQQKITQNIADEFGNRLKVIFELIEREILFATQQNSIT; encoded by the exons ATGAGGCTGTATGTGTATGTATTGGAGGCCAAAGACCTCGATGTGAAGGACTCGTATGTGAAGCTTCGAGTTGGGAGGCGTAAGGCCAAGACGAGGATTATGAGAAATTGCTCTAATCCTGTTTGGAATGAGGAGTTCATTTTCAAGTTTcgtgatgttgatgatgaacTAGTTGTGTCTGTTTACGAACACAGTGATGAGTCCAACTTCTTCCATGCCTCATCGGGTTTGATTGGTCGTGTTCGAATACCCATATGGACTGTTGCTGCTGAGGATTCGCAAACCTTGCCGCCCACTTGGTTTGATCTGCGAAGGTCCAAAACCGAAAAATTCATCAATGAAGTTACCG GGAAAGTGCTTCTTATTGTCTCATTACATGGAAAAGGCAACGTACTCAATCAATCGAGTGTTACTAATACTAATTCTACACCATTGGAAGGCTCATCTGCAATTTCACAGGCTTTGATTGGTGCCAAATCTTCATCCAGCAAAGCTGTCAAATGGAAGCCTAATAAGAAGACTATTGTGAGTCGTTTGGAGAGGTTGTTCCATAAGAGTGATGGGGATACAAGAACAGATGATTCTTCAGAGTCATCAAGTGCCATGTCTGATACTGAAGAGCTAACAAATGGGCATCCCTCTGAATCTAACTTTGATGAAGCTATTGAGGCATTGCAGTTGAGGAGCAATGAACAGGAAATGCCAGAAAATCTATCTGGTGGCGTTCTTGTCGATCAGGTGTATGTAGTTTCAACAGGTGATTTGAACAAGCTTCTGTTTTCTCCAGATTCACAGTTCAGGAGAGAACTAGCAGAACATCAGGGAATAACAAATTTAGAAGAAGGAACTTGGTCTTGGAAACAAGGGGATATACCTTGTCTATCACGGATTGTATCTTACAGGAAACCCCCAACTAAGGTTGTTGGAGCTATTAATGCTACTGAGGAGCAAACCTACATTAAAGGGGATGGATGGGAATTTGCTGTCTTGGTAAATGTAAGTACACCTGAGGTTCCATTTGGTAATGCATTCAATGTTGAGTTACTTTACAAGATAATACCTGGCCCTGAGCTGATTTCTGGAGAAGAGACTTCCCATTTTGTTGTTTCTTGGGGTATAAACTTCGTCCATAGTACGATTATGAAAGGCATGATTGAGAAAGGGGCTCGACAGGGTCTGGAGGAAAATTTTGTCCAGTTCACTAACTTGCTGGCTCAACATCTTAAAATTCCGAATTCTACTGAGTTATTGAACAAGGATCATGTGTTGTCAACTTCTGAGAATGACCGTCATTCAACTTTTGAATTGGCCAGCCAATACTTCTGGAACTTCACTGTTTTTTCTACCATGTTCTTCCTTCTATACGTTCTTGtgcatattattctttctaagCCCAAAACAAAGCAAGGCTTGGAGTTTACTGGAATGGATTTGCCAGATAGTTTAGGAGAACTTGTTACTAGTGGAATCTTAGTCCTTCAGTTGGAACGTGTTTATAACATGGTCTCACATTTCGTTCAAGCTAGGTTAAAAAGAG GAGGTGACCATGGAGTCAAAGGTCGAGGAGATGGATGGATCCTAACCATAGCTCTTATAGAAGGAGTGAACATTTCATCCTTGGATTCTTCTGGATCCTCAGACCCTTGTGTGGTTTTCACATGCAATGGTAAAAAAAGAACTAGCTCCGTTGAGCTTCAAACTCATGAGCCTCAATGGAACG AGATACTGGAATTCGATGCCATGAAGGAACCACCATCAGTATTATTTGTGGAGGTTTTTGACTTTGATGGTCCATTTGACCAGGCTACTTCACTTGGGCATGCAGAGATTAATTTCCTAAAATATAAATCAACCGAACTTGCAGATATATGGGTTTCCCTTGAGGGGAAGCTTGCTCAGTCTTCTCAGTCGAAGCTACACTTGAGAATCTTCTTAGATAATACCGATGGAGTTGAAACAATAAGACAATACTTGTCTATGAAGGGAAAGGAGGTTGGGAAGAAG CTGCATCCCAGGTCACCTTACAGGAACTCAGCATTTCAAAAACTTTTCAGTTTGCCAACAGAAGAGTTTCTTGTCAGCGACTTCACATGCtccttgaaaagaaaaatgctTCTCCAG GGGAGATTATTTCTATCTGCCAGAGTCATTGGGTTTTATGCCAATTTCTTTGGacagaaaacaaaatttttctttctctgGGAGGACATTGAAGATATACAAGTACTCCACCCCTCCCTTTCCTCTCTGGGTAGCCCATCATTAGTCATAATTCTTAAACAAGGTCGGGGTCTTGAAGCAAGCCACGGTGCAAAGTCTCAAGATGAACAGGGCAGGCTCAAATTTTACCTCCAATCATTTGTCTCATTCAATGTAGCCAGCAG GACAATTATGGGTATGTGGAAAACAAGGACATTGGCCCTCGATCAGAAAGCGCAAGTTGCTGAAACGTCAAATGATTCCGAAGAAAGGTCAGTTTTGGTGGAGGATGTGGAATGTTTTTTGGATGTAGAAGATACAAAGATGTCAAAGTTGTATGTTGCAGAACTTCCTCTAAAT GTAAAATCATTGATGGAGTTTTTTGAAGGTGGCAAGCTAGAGCACAGGGTGATGGAAAAATCTGGTTGTCTAAACTACATGACGACGCCATGGGAATTCGTGAAACCCAATATCCTTGAAAGACGCATTTCTTACCAGTTCAATCACGACATATCAATCTTTGAAGGTAAAGTCACATGCATTCAGCAAAAATTCCCCATGACAGGAGCAGACGCAGGCAGTGATGAAGAAGAATGGGTATTAAACGAGGTCATGAGCTTGCACGATGTCCCGTTTGGTGACTGTTTTCGT ATTCATTTTAGGTACTGTTTTGAGGATTCTGAGCTAGCTAAAAATGCTTGCAAATGCAAGGCTTTCTATGGAATCACTTGGCTTAAAAGCACTGAGCTTCAGCAGAAGATCACCCAGAACATAGCTGACGAGTTTGGCAATCGACTTAAAGTCATTTTTGAACTGATTGAGAGGGAGATTCTTTTTGCAACCCAACAAAATTCTATTACTTAA
- the LOC120083743 gene encoding C2 and GRAM domain-containing protein At5g50170 isoform X3 yields the protein MRLYVYVLEAKDLDVKDSYVKLRVGRRKAKTRIMRNCSNPVWNEEFIFKFRDVDDELVVSVYEHSDESNFFHASSGLIGRVRIPIWTVAAEDSQTLPPTWFDLRRSKTEKFINEVTGKVLLIVSLHGKGNVLNQSSVTNTNSTPLEGSSAISQALIGAKSSSSKAVKWKPNKKTIVSRLERLFHKSDGDTRTDDSSESSSAMSDTEELTNGHPSESNFDEAIEALQLRSNEQEMPENLSGGVLVDQVYVVSTGDLNKLLFSPDSQFRRELAEHQGITNLEEGTWSWKQGDIPCLSRIVSYRKPPTKVVGAINATEEQTYIKGDGWEFAVLVNVSTPEVPFGNAFNVELLYKIIPGPELISGEETSHFVVSWGINFVHSTIMKGMIEKGARQGLEENFVQFTNLLAQHLKIPNSTELLNKDHVLSTSENDRHSTFELASQYFWNFTVFSTMFFLLYVLVHIILSKPKTKQGLEFTGMDLPDSLGELVTSGILVLQLERVYNMVSHFVQARLKRGGDHGVKGRGDGWILTIALIEGVNISSLDSSGSSDPCVVFTCNGKKRTSSVELQTHEPQWNEILEFDAMKEPPSVLFVEVFDFDGPFDQATSLGHAEINFLKYKSTELADIWVSLEGKLAQSSQSKLHLRIFLDNTDGVETIRQYLSMKGKEVGKKLHPRSPYRNSAFQKLFSLPTEEFLVSDFTCSLKRKMLLQGRLFLSARVIGFYANFFGQKTKFFFLWEDIEDIQVLHPSLSSLGSPSLVIILKQGRGLEASHGAKSQDEQGRLKFYLQSFVSFNVASRTIMGMWKTRTLALDQKAQVAETSNDSEER from the exons ATGAGGCTGTATGTGTATGTATTGGAGGCCAAAGACCTCGATGTGAAGGACTCGTATGTGAAGCTTCGAGTTGGGAGGCGTAAGGCCAAGACGAGGATTATGAGAAATTGCTCTAATCCTGTTTGGAATGAGGAGTTCATTTTCAAGTTTcgtgatgttgatgatgaacTAGTTGTGTCTGTTTACGAACACAGTGATGAGTCCAACTTCTTCCATGCCTCATCGGGTTTGATTGGTCGTGTTCGAATACCCATATGGACTGTTGCTGCTGAGGATTCGCAAACCTTGCCGCCCACTTGGTTTGATCTGCGAAGGTCCAAAACCGAAAAATTCATCAATGAAGTTACCG GGAAAGTGCTTCTTATTGTCTCATTACATGGAAAAGGCAACGTACTCAATCAATCGAGTGTTACTAATACTAATTCTACACCATTGGAAGGCTCATCTGCAATTTCACAGGCTTTGATTGGTGCCAAATCTTCATCCAGCAAAGCTGTCAAATGGAAGCCTAATAAGAAGACTATTGTGAGTCGTTTGGAGAGGTTGTTCCATAAGAGTGATGGGGATACAAGAACAGATGATTCTTCAGAGTCATCAAGTGCCATGTCTGATACTGAAGAGCTAACAAATGGGCATCCCTCTGAATCTAACTTTGATGAAGCTATTGAGGCATTGCAGTTGAGGAGCAATGAACAGGAAATGCCAGAAAATCTATCTGGTGGCGTTCTTGTCGATCAGGTGTATGTAGTTTCAACAGGTGATTTGAACAAGCTTCTGTTTTCTCCAGATTCACAGTTCAGGAGAGAACTAGCAGAACATCAGGGAATAACAAATTTAGAAGAAGGAACTTGGTCTTGGAAACAAGGGGATATACCTTGTCTATCACGGATTGTATCTTACAGGAAACCCCCAACTAAGGTTGTTGGAGCTATTAATGCTACTGAGGAGCAAACCTACATTAAAGGGGATGGATGGGAATTTGCTGTCTTGGTAAATGTAAGTACACCTGAGGTTCCATTTGGTAATGCATTCAATGTTGAGTTACTTTACAAGATAATACCTGGCCCTGAGCTGATTTCTGGAGAAGAGACTTCCCATTTTGTTGTTTCTTGGGGTATAAACTTCGTCCATAGTACGATTATGAAAGGCATGATTGAGAAAGGGGCTCGACAGGGTCTGGAGGAAAATTTTGTCCAGTTCACTAACTTGCTGGCTCAACATCTTAAAATTCCGAATTCTACTGAGTTATTGAACAAGGATCATGTGTTGTCAACTTCTGAGAATGACCGTCATTCAACTTTTGAATTGGCCAGCCAATACTTCTGGAACTTCACTGTTTTTTCTACCATGTTCTTCCTTCTATACGTTCTTGtgcatattattctttctaagCCCAAAACAAAGCAAGGCTTGGAGTTTACTGGAATGGATTTGCCAGATAGTTTAGGAGAACTTGTTACTAGTGGAATCTTAGTCCTTCAGTTGGAACGTGTTTATAACATGGTCTCACATTTCGTTCAAGCTAGGTTAAAAAGAG GAGGTGACCATGGAGTCAAAGGTCGAGGAGATGGATGGATCCTAACCATAGCTCTTATAGAAGGAGTGAACATTTCATCCTTGGATTCTTCTGGATCCTCAGACCCTTGTGTGGTTTTCACATGCAATGGTAAAAAAAGAACTAGCTCCGTTGAGCTTCAAACTCATGAGCCTCAATGGAACG AGATACTGGAATTCGATGCCATGAAGGAACCACCATCAGTATTATTTGTGGAGGTTTTTGACTTTGATGGTCCATTTGACCAGGCTACTTCACTTGGGCATGCAGAGATTAATTTCCTAAAATATAAATCAACCGAACTTGCAGATATATGGGTTTCCCTTGAGGGGAAGCTTGCTCAGTCTTCTCAGTCGAAGCTACACTTGAGAATCTTCTTAGATAATACCGATGGAGTTGAAACAATAAGACAATACTTGTCTATGAAGGGAAAGGAGGTTGGGAAGAAG CTGCATCCCAGGTCACCTTACAGGAACTCAGCATTTCAAAAACTTTTCAGTTTGCCAACAGAAGAGTTTCTTGTCAGCGACTTCACATGCtccttgaaaagaaaaatgctTCTCCAG GGGAGATTATTTCTATCTGCCAGAGTCATTGGGTTTTATGCCAATTTCTTTGGacagaaaacaaaatttttctttctctgGGAGGACATTGAAGATATACAAGTACTCCACCCCTCCCTTTCCTCTCTGGGTAGCCCATCATTAGTCATAATTCTTAAACAAGGTCGGGGTCTTGAAGCAAGCCACGGTGCAAAGTCTCAAGATGAACAGGGCAGGCTCAAATTTTACCTCCAATCATTTGTCTCATTCAATGTAGCCAGCAG GACAATTATGGGTATGTGGAAAACAAGGACATTGGCCCTCGATCAGAAAGCGCAAGTTGCTGAAACGTCAAATGATTCCGAAGAAAG GTAA